The following proteins are encoded in a genomic region of Streptomyces lunaelactis:
- a CDS encoding glycosyltransferase yields the protein MRETANQFVDQGWDVTVVTIQQKSWERDFGLDHTLSERVDPRVRIVELPLVREDLETDLRKFSESRALHPGGWAAKYREKGMKLFPEPIYGGWRPDLEKAVLRLHREKPADLVLATCVPYVTMSAALKLWETHRVPYAIDFRDGWSVDVVDGGEAFTKDSVSGKWERKVLENAVSLWLVNDPIAEWYRDRYPDLASRIHVVRNGYDADSVPAETRKPDHETGLVFGHLGVVTSPPQFLKAVIDGWRIARDRDPLMARSRLEIRGQIGSGAHREANAHIELIRQAEGDGVSFGGPAPKAEVPEIFASWDVLLLMIMGGKYMTSGKVYEYMATGLPVMSAHKVEHDATTVMDGHPLWTGAAGFDTDKLANLYSTAARIAFEATDEERAEARTHAAQYARDALMGPAVRHLAELVESGRSSGSVRTNEVEGLPA from the coding sequence ATGCGCGAGACAGCGAACCAGTTCGTCGATCAGGGCTGGGACGTCACCGTGGTGACCATTCAGCAGAAGTCGTGGGAACGTGACTTCGGTCTCGACCACACCCTCTCCGAGCGCGTCGACCCCCGGGTCCGCATCGTCGAGCTGCCTCTTGTACGGGAAGATCTGGAGACGGACCTCCGCAAGTTCTCCGAGTCCCGCGCGCTGCACCCGGGCGGCTGGGCCGCGAAGTACCGGGAGAAGGGCATGAAGCTCTTCCCCGAACCGATTTACGGCGGCTGGCGACCTGACCTCGAGAAGGCCGTGCTGCGGCTGCATCGCGAGAAGCCTGCCGATCTGGTGCTCGCCACCTGTGTTCCGTACGTCACCATGTCGGCCGCGCTGAAGCTCTGGGAGACCCACCGCGTCCCGTACGCCATCGACTTCCGCGACGGCTGGTCGGTTGACGTGGTCGACGGCGGCGAGGCGTTCACCAAGGACTCGGTGTCCGGGAAGTGGGAGCGCAAGGTCCTTGAGAACGCCGTATCGCTGTGGCTGGTCAATGACCCCATCGCCGAGTGGTACCGCGACCGGTACCCGGACCTCGCTTCGCGGATCCACGTCGTACGCAATGGCTATGACGCGGACAGCGTCCCGGCCGAGACGCGCAAGCCCGACCACGAGACCGGACTGGTCTTCGGGCACCTGGGCGTGGTCACCTCGCCGCCGCAGTTCCTCAAGGCCGTGATCGACGGCTGGCGGATCGCCCGGGATCGCGATCCGCTGATGGCCCGCTCCCGGCTGGAGATCCGCGGCCAGATCGGGTCCGGCGCACATCGCGAAGCGAATGCCCACATAGAGCTGATCCGGCAGGCCGAGGGGGACGGAGTCAGCTTCGGGGGCCCGGCCCCCAAGGCCGAGGTGCCGGAGATCTTTGCTTCCTGGGACGTACTCCTGCTCATGATCATGGGGGGCAAGTACATGACGTCGGGGAAGGTGTACGAGTACATGGCGACAGGCCTGCCGGTGATGTCCGCGCACAAGGTGGAGCACGACGCGACCACTGTGATGGACGGGCACCCGCTGTGGACCGGTGCAGCGGGGTTCGACACGGACAAGCTCGCCAACCTGTACTCGACGGCCGCGCGGATCGCCTTCGAGGCGACCGACGAGGAGCGGGCCGAGGCCCGTACGCATGCCGCGCAGTACGCGAGGGATGCCCTGATGGGCCCGGCGGTGCGCCACCTCGCGGAACTGGTTGAGTCAGGACGTTCGTCCGGGTCCGTGAGGACCAACGAGGTGGAGGGCCTCCCCGCATGA
- a CDS encoding Gfo/Idh/MocA family protein yields MTTRGLRAGLVGLGSMGRHHARVLAGLEGVELVAVVDPMGDKNGWAQGAPVLSTVDELISLGIDYAVVACPTALHEEVGLKLAEAGVSALVEKPVADTVDGARRLVEAFESRGLVAGVGHIERYNPALRSLRQRLEAGELGDVYQVVTRRQGPFPHRIADVGVVKDLATHDIDLTGWVTGQTYTSISARTVSKSGRPHEDMVSAVGQLSDGTMVNHLVNWLSPLKERFTSVTGEKGCFIADTLTADLTFYSNAAQTTEWEALQAFRGVAEGDMIRYAIPKREPLLVEHELFRDAVLGKSQDICTLRQGLRTVEVAAAVLESAHSGTTVQLKTGDDTADGV; encoded by the coding sequence GTGACCACTCGGGGACTGCGGGCCGGCCTGGTCGGCCTCGGCTCGATGGGCCGCCACCACGCCCGCGTACTCGCCGGCCTGGAGGGCGTCGAGCTCGTCGCCGTCGTCGACCCGATGGGCGACAAGAACGGCTGGGCGCAGGGCGCCCCCGTGCTGTCGACCGTCGACGAGCTGATCTCGCTCGGCATCGACTACGCCGTCGTGGCCTGCCCGACCGCCCTGCACGAGGAAGTCGGCCTGAAGCTGGCCGAGGCCGGTGTCAGCGCGCTGGTCGAGAAGCCGGTCGCGGACACCGTGGACGGCGCCCGCCGCCTCGTCGAGGCCTTCGAGTCGCGCGGTCTGGTGGCCGGCGTCGGCCACATCGAGCGCTACAACCCGGCGCTGCGCTCCCTGCGTCAGCGTCTGGAGGCCGGCGAGCTCGGCGACGTGTACCAGGTCGTCACCCGCCGCCAGGGCCCCTTCCCGCACCGCATCGCCGATGTCGGCGTGGTCAAGGACCTCGCCACCCACGACATCGACCTCACCGGCTGGGTCACCGGCCAGACGTACACCTCGATCTCGGCCCGTACGGTCTCCAAGTCGGGCCGTCCGCACGAGGACATGGTCTCCGCGGTCGGTCAGCTCTCCGACGGCACCATGGTCAACCACCTGGTCAACTGGCTGAGCCCGCTCAAGGAGCGGTTCACCTCGGTCACCGGTGAGAAGGGCTGCTTCATCGCGGACACCCTCACCGCCGACCTGACCTTCTACTCCAACGCCGCCCAGACGACCGAGTGGGAGGCTCTGCAGGCCTTCCGCGGAGTCGCCGAGGGCGACATGATCCGCTACGCCATCCCGAAGCGTGAGCCGCTGCTGGTCGAGCACGAGCTCTTCCGGGACGCGGTCCTCGGCAAGTCCCAGGACATCTGCACGCTCCGCCAGGGCCTCCGTACGGTCGAAGTGGCGGCAGCCGTGCTGGAATCCGCCCACAGCGGCACCACCGTGCAGCTCAAGACCGGGGACGATACGGCAGATGGCGTCTGA
- a CDS encoding glycosyltransferase family 2 protein: MTRTPDVSVVVAVYNTMPYLTECLTSLVEQSIGLDRLEVVAVDDGSTDDSGAELDRFAKKYPDTIKVLHQANSGGPAAPSNRALEVATGRYVYFIGADDHLGKEALARMVACADEHESDVVIGKMAGTNGRYVHQALFKKSDPDISMFDSALPYTLANTKLFRRELVEKHKLRFPEDLPVGSDMPFTIEACVKARKISVLADYTYYYAVKRVDASNITYKSSHLSRLRCTAEILHHAAGLVEAGPKRDTLFERHFNWEIFKLVKDDFPALDAQTRQEVCAGIAELADEYLTDPLRDALPVMKRVRIVLAQRGAVDELAAAIESEEENGPPSFHLEDDRAYARYPGFRDPLLNIPDRVFEVTGESAAAQLASGTELVSAEWEQDGDNLSLAIAVRLGLTGDTESAAVRLVQGAMPKSADKAGGRRLPAGHELPAPVGKFTQEVTADGAGTVIRARIPVQPHQATLGVRVYLDVAGWTYEIPVRGKDLPMPLARRWRSGTPYRVAARVNAKGRMVVQTGLLFPPANANRWWSRVRPLLVRVKRKVTR; encoded by the coding sequence ATGACAAGAACCCCTGACGTCAGTGTCGTGGTGGCGGTCTACAACACGATGCCGTATCTCACCGAGTGCCTGACGTCGCTGGTCGAGCAGAGCATCGGCCTCGACCGGCTGGAGGTCGTCGCGGTCGACGACGGCTCGACCGACGACAGCGGTGCCGAACTGGACCGCTTCGCCAAGAAGTACCCGGACACCATCAAGGTGCTCCACCAGGCGAACTCCGGTGGCCCGGCCGCACCCAGCAACAGGGCGCTGGAGGTGGCCACCGGACGTTACGTCTACTTCATCGGCGCCGACGACCACCTCGGCAAAGAAGCGTTGGCGCGGATGGTGGCCTGTGCCGACGAGCACGAGTCCGACGTGGTGATCGGCAAGATGGCCGGCACCAACGGCCGCTATGTCCATCAAGCGCTCTTCAAGAAGAGCGACCCGGACATCAGCATGTTCGACTCGGCGCTGCCGTACACGCTCGCCAACACCAAGCTGTTCCGCCGTGAGCTGGTGGAGAAGCACAAGCTGCGGTTCCCCGAGGACCTGCCGGTCGGCAGCGACATGCCGTTCACCATCGAGGCGTGCGTCAAGGCCCGCAAGATCTCGGTGCTCGCGGACTACACGTACTACTACGCGGTCAAGCGCGTGGACGCGAGCAACATCACCTACAAGTCCAGCCATCTGTCACGGCTGCGCTGCACGGCGGAGATCCTGCACCACGCGGCGGGCTTGGTCGAGGCGGGTCCCAAGCGGGACACGCTCTTCGAGCGCCACTTCAACTGGGAGATCTTCAAGCTCGTCAAGGACGACTTCCCCGCGCTGGACGCGCAGACCAGGCAGGAGGTGTGCGCCGGGATCGCCGAGCTGGCCGACGAGTACCTCACGGACCCGCTGCGCGACGCGCTGCCGGTCATGAAGCGGGTCAGGATCGTGCTGGCGCAGCGTGGCGCGGTGGACGAACTGGCCGCGGCGATCGAGTCCGAGGAGGAGAACGGCCCGCCGTCGTTCCACCTGGAGGACGACCGGGCCTACGCCCGCTACCCGGGCTTCAGGGACCCCCTGCTGAACATCCCCGACCGGGTCTTCGAGGTGACCGGCGAGTCCGCGGCCGCCCAACTCGCGTCGGGCACCGAGCTGGTCTCGGCCGAGTGGGAGCAGGACGGCGACAATCTGTCGCTGGCCATCGCGGTACGCCTCGGGCTCACCGGCGACACCGAGTCCGCCGCCGTCCGCCTCGTCCAGGGCGCGATGCCGAAGAGCGCGGACAAGGCCGGCGGCCGCAGGCTGCCCGCCGGCCATGAACTCCCTGCCCCGGTGGGGAAGTTCACCCAGGAAGTCACGGCTGACGGAGCCGGCACGGTCATCCGTGCACGGATTCCCGTCCAGCCCCACCAGGCCACGCTCGGCGTGCGCGTCTACCTGGACGTCGCAGGCTGGACGTATGAGATCCCGGTGCGTGGCAAGGACCTGCCGATGCCGCTGGCCCGGCGTTGGCGCAGCGGCACCCCGTACCGAGTGGCGGCGCGCGTGAATGCCAAGGGCCGGATGGTCGTCCAGACCGGCCTGCTGTTCCCGCCCGCGAACGCGAATAGATGGTGGTCGCGTGTGCGACCCCTGCTGGTCCGTGTGAAGAGGAAAGTAACCCGATGA
- a CDS encoding glycosyltransferase family 4 protein — MASDSTEATARPGSRGRIVMLVDNSVHGDSRVQKQAASAAAVGWDVILLGKYSGKGEDNWKLGDAEVRLINMRAKLSVKPRDLRNAPLRRPLAYSSERVADFRVQLVKAWRADLRVRGDELKVADGRSKLGTQAAKTWLAVPKLASKATSRWVSLRRRETKRLGRIRRTRSAPLDKLTTEFWLKTMGNRAWRRLDPGVWDFELSYGPVIDELKPDIIHANDFRMLGVGSRAALRARGAGRPVKLVWDAHEFLPGVRSWANKRKLPAMVAYEREHAKYADAVMTVSGGLADLLQKSHKLAERPAVVLNAPDAAATHRETDEQVPDIRELCGIDSDDVPLLVYSGLAAAQRGLGIMVEGLPEIPKAHVVFVCGDPEAPYVQGLLRRAEELGVQERVHAVPYVPHWQVVPFLSGANVGVIPIHHWPNHEIALITKFFEYSHARLPLVVSDVKTMAEVASETGQGEVFKAENVADYVRAVKAVLADPQKYSAVYDTEGLLEEWTWEAQAKVLDEVYTRLLQGGGR; from the coding sequence ATGGCGTCTGACAGCACTGAGGCGACGGCCCGTCCCGGCAGCCGCGGCCGCATCGTCATGCTCGTCGACAACAGCGTGCACGGTGACTCGCGGGTCCAGAAGCAGGCAGCCTCCGCCGCGGCGGTCGGCTGGGACGTGATCCTGCTGGGCAAGTACTCCGGCAAGGGCGAGGACAACTGGAAGCTCGGCGACGCCGAGGTCCGGCTGATCAATATGCGGGCGAAGCTGTCCGTCAAGCCCAGGGATTTGCGCAACGCTCCGCTGCGCCGCCCGCTGGCCTACTCCTCCGAGCGCGTGGCGGACTTCCGCGTGCAGCTGGTGAAGGCCTGGCGTGCGGACCTCCGGGTCCGCGGCGACGAGCTGAAGGTGGCCGACGGCCGCTCCAAGCTCGGCACCCAGGCAGCGAAGACGTGGCTGGCGGTTCCGAAGCTGGCGTCCAAGGCGACCTCCCGCTGGGTTTCGCTGCGCAGGCGTGAGACCAAGCGGCTCGGCAGGATCAGACGCACCCGCTCCGCGCCGCTCGACAAGCTCACCACCGAGTTCTGGCTGAAGACGATGGGCAACCGTGCCTGGCGTCGGCTCGACCCGGGTGTGTGGGACTTCGAGCTGTCGTACGGTCCGGTCATCGACGAGCTCAAGCCGGACATCATCCACGCAAACGATTTCCGGATGCTCGGCGTAGGCTCCCGGGCCGCTCTCAGGGCCAGGGGCGCCGGCCGACCGGTCAAGCTGGTGTGGGACGCGCATGAGTTCCTGCCGGGCGTACGCTCCTGGGCGAACAAGCGCAAGCTGCCCGCGATGGTCGCGTACGAGCGTGAGCACGCCAAGTACGCGGACGCCGTGATGACCGTCTCGGGCGGTCTCGCCGATCTGCTGCAGAAATCCCACAAACTCGCCGAGCGCCCGGCCGTGGTCCTCAACGCCCCCGACGCGGCGGCGACCCACAGGGAGACAGACGAGCAGGTACCGGACATCCGCGAGCTGTGCGGCATCGACAGCGATGATGTACCGCTGCTGGTCTACAGCGGTCTGGCGGCGGCGCAGCGGGGTCTCGGCATCATGGTCGAGGGGCTGCCCGAGATCCCGAAGGCCCATGTGGTCTTCGTCTGCGGCGATCCCGAAGCTCCGTATGTACAGGGGCTGCTCCGGCGGGCAGAGGAACTCGGCGTGCAGGAGCGGGTCCATGCCGTGCCGTACGTACCGCACTGGCAGGTCGTGCCGTTCCTGTCCGGCGCCAACGTGGGGGTCATTCCGATCCACCACTGGCCGAACCACGAGATCGCGCTGATCACGAAGTTCTTCGAGTACTCGCACGCACGGCTGCCACTCGTCGTCAGCGATGTGAAGACGATGGCCGAGGTCGCCTCGGAGACCGGTCAGGGCGAGGTCTTCAAGGCCGAGAACGTCGCGGACTATGTGCGCGCCGTCAAGGCCGTGCTGGCCGACCCGCAGAAGTACAGCGCTGTATACGACACCGAGGGCCTGCTCGAGGAGTGGACCTGGGAAGCCCAGGCCAAGGTCCTCGATGAGGTCTACACGCGACTGCTTCAAGGGGGCGGGAGATGA
- a CDS encoding glycosyltransferase — protein MTQVLLIAGHVPQPALLKASLEKFRAAGATVRLAGLFESADIDSDGLTLAGIRSLPEGAEAAHGEAFVRRISKGAAPRRVWRHVERDRWVRGHARKAQVLVALDAGAVYTVWRLSQRNRRADAVFGIAPALKAVADRQARPGHYALRDAFHTLPSAVIAARRTKRLARLGANGLYHRATSPTVMRNAVGAKVWRSAVSAPRLPDGVRARLAKRVSHSMAKGGRRAGSVIVLHSAAERMADRALQAELLVDAARRDIGRGHDDLKGRARAVKAALALADERYKKGDPKRAAELLSSALTLAFHRAIHFDGLSSPLMTDTAGYLAPFRDSTAFAALSAPRGRELPAATPPADRPMRLLVTTYSNANFLQPIMDRYAGHPGVEIRFLDLKEDDEIRPLARGGQRMMEHLLGGQRRFGTQVEHALRPHLDWADTVFVDWATNASAIFSLVDPGTTRMVVRLHSYEAFTFWPHLVDFTRVDDVVFVGDHLRDLTVDLLPPLSEPAAPELHVIANAMFLERFQLEKASPDARFTLGLVGVSAVAKDPRWALDVLRILRGHDERYRMVVVGDGLDRKASRAARDYDDLLQRDLDELTATGAVDLIGRTDDVPGALTKVGVILSSSVRESFHCGLVEGAASGALPVVRDWPFFADKANGARTLFPADWIVTTPEEAAERILALTGSEENWRTATASAAKHSLSTWDWSVVGLEFDRLLLSDEV, from the coding sequence ATGACCCAGGTGCTCCTGATCGCAGGCCACGTTCCGCAGCCTGCGCTTCTCAAGGCGTCGCTCGAGAAGTTCCGGGCGGCCGGTGCGACGGTCCGGCTCGCCGGCCTCTTCGAATCTGCTGACATCGACTCCGACGGCCTGACACTGGCCGGGATCCGGTCACTGCCCGAGGGCGCGGAGGCCGCGCACGGCGAGGCGTTCGTCCGGCGCATCTCCAAGGGCGCTGCGCCCCGCCGTGTCTGGCGGCATGTCGAGCGCGACCGCTGGGTGCGCGGCCACGCCCGCAAGGCGCAAGTGCTGGTCGCCCTCGACGCCGGCGCCGTCTACACGGTCTGGCGGCTGTCCCAGCGCAACCGCAGGGCCGACGCGGTCTTCGGTATTGCGCCCGCGCTCAAGGCGGTCGCGGACCGCCAGGCGCGCCCCGGACACTACGCCTTGCGAGACGCGTTCCACACGCTGCCGTCCGCGGTGATCGCAGCCCGGCGCACCAAGCGGTTGGCCCGCTTGGGCGCCAACGGCCTGTACCACCGCGCCACTTCGCCCACCGTCATGCGTAACGCGGTCGGCGCGAAGGTCTGGCGGTCCGCTGTCTCCGCGCCGCGCTTGCCCGACGGGGTCCGCGCCAGGCTGGCCAAGCGGGTCAGCCACAGCATGGCCAAGGGCGGCCGCAGAGCCGGCTCGGTGATAGTGCTGCACTCTGCCGCCGAGCGGATGGCCGACCGCGCACTCCAGGCTGAGCTGCTCGTCGATGCCGCACGCCGGGACATCGGCCGAGGCCATGACGACCTCAAGGGCCGGGCGCGCGCCGTCAAGGCCGCCCTCGCCCTCGCCGACGAGCGGTACAAGAAGGGCGACCCCAAGCGCGCCGCCGAGCTTCTGTCATCGGCTCTGACGCTCGCCTTCCACCGGGCGATTCACTTCGACGGGCTGTCGTCCCCCCTCATGACCGATACGGCCGGGTACCTGGCGCCGTTCCGGGACAGCACCGCCTTCGCCGCGCTGTCCGCGCCGCGCGGGCGTGAGCTGCCTGCCGCGACGCCGCCGGCCGACCGCCCGATGCGGCTGCTCGTGACGACGTACTCGAACGCGAACTTCCTCCAGCCGATCATGGACCGATACGCCGGCCACCCCGGTGTGGAGATCCGCTTCCTCGACCTCAAGGAAGACGACGAGATCCGTCCGCTGGCCCGTGGTGGCCAGCGGATGATGGAGCACCTCCTCGGGGGCCAGCGCCGCTTCGGCACCCAGGTCGAGCACGCCCTGCGCCCACATCTGGACTGGGCGGACACCGTCTTCGTCGACTGGGCCACCAACGCCTCCGCGATCTTCTCGTTGGTCGACCCGGGCACGACACGCATGGTCGTACGGCTGCACAGCTATGAGGCCTTCACTTTCTGGCCGCATCTGGTGGACTTCACCCGCGTCGACGATGTGGTCTTCGTCGGCGACCATCTGCGCGATCTGACCGTGGACTTGCTGCCGCCGCTGAGTGAGCCGGCCGCTCCCGAGCTGCACGTCATCGCCAACGCGATGTTCCTGGAGCGCTTCCAGCTGGAAAAGGCGAGCCCGGATGCCCGCTTCACACTCGGCCTTGTCGGTGTGAGCGCTGTCGCGAAGGACCCGCGCTGGGCCCTGGACGTTCTGCGGATCCTGCGCGGGCACGACGAGCGCTACCGCATGGTCGTCGTGGGCGACGGCCTTGACCGCAAGGCCAGTCGGGCCGCTCGCGACTACGACGACCTTCTCCAGCGGGACCTGGATGAGCTGACAGCGACAGGTGCGGTGGATCTCATCGGCCGCACCGACGACGTTCCCGGGGCGCTCACCAAGGTCGGTGTGATACTCAGCAGCTCGGTTCGCGAGTCCTTCCACTGCGGCCTTGTTGAGGGCGCCGCCAGTGGGGCGCTCCCGGTGGTCCGTGACTGGCCGTTCTTCGCAGACAAGGCGAACGGCGCCCGCACGCTGTTCCCGGCCGACTGGATCGTCACGACGCCGGAGGAGGCCGCCGAGCGGATCCTGGCGCTGACCGGCTCGGAGGAGAATTGGCGCACGGCGACGGCGAGCGCGGCGAAGCATTCGCTGTCGACGTGGGACTGGTCAGTGGTGGGCCTGGAGTTCGACAGGCTGTTGCTGTCCGACGAGGTGTAG
- a CDS encoding nucleotide sugar dehydrogenase, with protein sequence MNICVVALGKIGLPLAVQFAAKGHKVIGADVNEKVVELVNAGTEPFPGEFDLDRLLKETVGAGLLSATTDTAAAVAQSDAVVVVVPLFVDAEGTPDFGWMDSATNAIAKGLKPGTLVSYETTLPVGTTRTRWAPMLEEGSGLTAGTDFHLVFSPERVLTGRVFADLRRYPKLVGGVDEASAKHGVEFYEQVLDFDEREDLAQPNGVWDLGTAEASELAKLAETTYRDVNIGLANQFARFADKNDIDVKKVIEACNSQPYSHIHQPGIAVGGHCIPIYPRMYLWNDPEATVVRSAREANAAMPEYAVDLLAAAYGDLDGVGVLVLGAAYRGGVKETAFSGVFPTVEALKARGAVPFVSDPMYTSEELAAHGLTPHEGQVVTAAILQADHAEYRELAASDLPDVRVLVDGRRTTDPARWEGVRRVVIGG encoded by the coding sequence ATGAATATCTGTGTAGTAGCGCTCGGCAAGATCGGGCTTCCGCTCGCCGTGCAGTTCGCGGCCAAGGGCCACAAGGTCATCGGCGCCGACGTCAACGAGAAGGTCGTCGAGCTCGTCAACGCCGGCACCGAGCCGTTTCCCGGCGAGTTCGACCTCGACCGGCTGCTGAAGGAGACCGTCGGCGCCGGGCTGCTCAGCGCCACCACCGACACCGCGGCCGCCGTCGCCCAGTCCGACGCCGTCGTGGTCGTCGTCCCGCTCTTCGTGGACGCCGAGGGCACGCCGGACTTCGGCTGGATGGACTCCGCGACCAATGCGATCGCCAAGGGCCTCAAGCCCGGCACCCTCGTCTCGTACGAGACCACCCTGCCGGTCGGCACCACCCGCACCCGCTGGGCGCCGATGCTGGAGGAGGGCTCGGGCCTGACCGCCGGCACCGACTTCCACCTGGTCTTCTCGCCGGAGCGGGTGCTCACCGGCCGCGTCTTCGCCGACCTGCGCCGCTACCCCAAGCTCGTCGGCGGCGTCGACGAGGCCTCGGCGAAGCACGGTGTCGAGTTCTACGAGCAGGTGCTCGACTTCGACGAGCGCGAGGACCTCGCGCAGCCGAACGGAGTCTGGGACCTGGGCACCGCCGAGGCCTCCGAGCTGGCGAAGCTCGCCGAGACCACCTACCGCGACGTCAACATCGGTCTGGCGAACCAGTTCGCCCGGTTCGCCGACAAGAACGACATCGACGTCAAGAAGGTCATCGAGGCCTGCAACTCCCAGCCGTACAGCCACATCCACCAGCCCGGTATCGCGGTCGGCGGCCACTGCATCCCGATCTACCCGCGGATGTACCTGTGGAACGACCCGGAGGCCACCGTCGTCCGCTCGGCGCGCGAGGCGAACGCCGCCATGCCGGAGTACGCCGTCGACCTGCTGGCCGCCGCCTACGGCGACCTGGACGGCGTGGGCGTGCTGGTGCTCGGTGCCGCCTACCGCGGCGGCGTGAAGGAGACGGCCTTCTCCGGCGTCTTCCCGACCGTCGAGGCGCTCAAGGCGCGCGGGGCCGTCCCGTTCGTCTCGGACCCGATGTACACCTCCGAGGAGCTGGCCGCGCACGGCCTCACCCCGCACGAGGGCCAGGTCGTCACGGCCGCGATCCTGCAGGCCGACCACGCCGAGTACCGCGAGCTGGCCGCCTCCGACCTGCCGGACGTCCGCGTCCTGGTCGACGGCCGCCGCACCACGGACCCGGCCCGCTGGGAAGGCGTCCGCCGGGTCGTCATCGGCGGCTGA